The Methylacidimicrobium sp. B4 genome contains a region encoding:
- a CDS encoding cation diffusion facilitator family transporter, with protein sequence MTATAAGALSLGVGLLVLAVKFLAYRLTGSVALYSDALESVVNVAGAAAASLALRVSSAPPDRNHPYGHTKAEYLSAGFEGGLIAVAAVLILLGAFRRLFSPEPLPRLTEGIALSAGSTVVNGALGWYLLARARKESSPALSADGIHLWTDVVTSLGMVLGLAAAKLTGLWRLDPLLGLLLAGNILWTGYRLVRDSLGGLIDEGLSPATVAAIEASLAREGPPFAQVQGLRSRRAGRTVFVEFTLVLPGSLAVREAHELCDRMEAVVRRTVPQASVTVHVEPVEEGRSPRSELA encoded by the coding sequence ATGACGGCGACGGCCGCCGGAGCGCTCAGCCTGGGGGTAGGACTGCTGGTCCTCGCCGTCAAGTTCCTGGCCTACCGGTTGACGGGCTCGGTCGCTCTCTACTCCGATGCCCTCGAGTCGGTCGTCAACGTCGCCGGAGCCGCGGCGGCCAGCCTGGCCCTGCGCGTCTCCTCGGCCCCTCCCGATCGCAACCACCCCTACGGCCATACGAAGGCCGAGTATCTCTCGGCGGGCTTCGAGGGAGGGCTGATCGCGGTGGCGGCGGTGCTGATCCTCCTGGGCGCTTTCCGGCGGCTCTTCTCGCCTGAGCCGCTTCCGCGGCTGACCGAGGGGATCGCGCTTTCGGCCGGATCGACGGTGGTCAATGGCGCCTTGGGATGGTATCTCCTGGCCCGGGCACGGAAGGAGAGCTCCCCCGCCCTCTCGGCCGATGGCATCCATCTCTGGACCGACGTCGTCACTTCCCTCGGGATGGTCCTCGGGCTGGCCGCGGCCAAGCTCACCGGTCTCTGGCGGCTCGATCCGCTGCTCGGCCTGCTCCTGGCGGGGAATATTCTCTGGACCGGCTACCGGCTCGTGCGCGACTCGCTTGGCGGGCTGATCGACGAGGGTCTCTCGCCCGCGACCGTGGCCGCGATCGAGGCGAGCCTCGCCCGGGAAGGCCCGCCGTTCGCGCAGGTCCAGGGGCTGCGCAGCCGGAGGGCGGGCCGGACGGTCTTCGTCGAGTTCACCTTGGTCCTTCCGGGATCGCTCGCCGTCCGGGAGGCGCACGAGCTCTGCGACCGGATGGAGGCGGTGGTCCGGCGGACCGTGCCGCAGGCCTCGGTCACGGTCCATGTCGAGCCCGTCGAGGAAGGGAGGAGCCCCCGCTCAGAGCTCGCCTGA
- a CDS encoding ABC transporter ATP-binding protein, producing the protein MRELWKVLQFSAPFLRKHWKVLAAGVLTGLVFASINGTYLFVLKAAIDNFLGAPGLGAPADPHHSRQSITEILRQWMPKMGAELDGKRILGGLLLLPGVALVRGLFRLANAYFMNLAAGRIVADLQTAVLEKLHTLSMDFYHRSTTGDLSVRILNDTQGFYQSISILFTDVAKDPFTLLAILISCAAIDGRLTLVAGLLIPVCIIPALMLSGRVRQSAAKIVSTAVEQNNLLLESVAGVHVIKAFSLEKRNADRFRKQANDLARQNAKMNTSSSLVSPSIDVIASLALSLLILTVVWQHVSIANMAVVANGALLFFAPIRRLADANVKIQEGAMSARRLSELLETPASVQEAKHPIPVREFREGVVFDHVSFHYGNRLVLEDVSFTVPRGAKVGIAGPSGAGKSTITSLLLRFYDPVEGAIRIDGQDLRELKLQDARGLFSLVSQDVVIFNLTAAENIAIGNPHATPEQIEEAARMAGAHEFLSQLPHGYHTKIGERGVRLSGGQRQRLSIARAFIRNAPILILDEATSNLDSHSERQIQSSIESLEQGRTVVVIAHRLSTLASSDWILVLDGGRIVQRGTYADLLEADGPFRRLAEKQGLCAVAA; encoded by the coding sequence ATGCGGGAGCTCTGGAAGGTTCTGCAATTCTCGGCGCCCTTCCTGCGCAAGCATTGGAAGGTCCTGGCCGCGGGCGTGCTCACGGGCCTGGTCTTCGCCTCGATCAACGGCACCTACCTCTTCGTGCTCAAGGCCGCGATCGACAACTTCCTGGGTGCGCCCGGGCTGGGCGCACCAGCGGATCCCCACCACTCCCGGCAATCGATCACCGAGATCCTGCGGCAGTGGATGCCCAAGATGGGAGCGGAGCTCGACGGGAAGCGCATCCTTGGGGGCCTCCTGCTCCTGCCGGGGGTCGCGCTGGTGCGTGGGCTCTTCCGGCTCGCCAACGCCTACTTCATGAACCTGGCCGCCGGGCGCATCGTGGCCGACCTCCAGACCGCCGTCCTGGAAAAGCTCCACACGCTTTCGATGGACTTCTACCACCGGTCGACGACGGGGGACCTCTCGGTGCGGATCCTCAACGACACGCAGGGGTTCTACCAGTCGATCAGCATCCTCTTCACCGACGTCGCGAAGGACCCCTTCACCCTGCTGGCCATCCTCATCTCGTGCGCGGCGATCGACGGGCGGCTCACCCTGGTTGCGGGGCTGCTCATCCCGGTCTGCATCATCCCGGCGCTGATGCTCTCGGGGAGGGTCCGCCAGAGTGCCGCCAAGATCGTCTCGACCGCGGTCGAGCAGAACAACCTCCTGCTGGAATCGGTGGCGGGGGTGCATGTGATCAAGGCGTTCTCCCTGGAAAAGCGGAACGCCGACCGGTTCCGGAAGCAGGCCAACGACCTGGCGCGGCAGAACGCGAAGATGAACACCTCGAGCTCGCTGGTCAGCCCCTCGATCGACGTGATCGCAAGCCTGGCGCTCTCGCTCCTCATCCTGACGGTCGTCTGGCAGCACGTGAGCATCGCCAACATGGCGGTGGTCGCCAACGGCGCCCTCCTCTTCTTCGCCCCGATCCGGCGGCTGGCCGACGCCAACGTGAAGATCCAGGAAGGGGCGATGAGCGCGCGGCGGCTGAGCGAGCTGCTCGAAACGCCCGCGAGCGTCCAGGAAGCCAAGCATCCCATCCCGGTCCGGGAGTTTCGCGAGGGGGTCGTTTTCGATCATGTCTCCTTCCACTACGGGAACCGGCTCGTGCTCGAGGATGTCTCCTTCACCGTCCCGCGGGGGGCGAAGGTCGGGATCGCGGGTCCGAGCGGGGCGGGCAAGAGCACGATCACGAGCCTTCTCCTCCGGTTCTACGACCCGGTCGAGGGAGCGATCCGGATCGACGGGCAGGACCTGCGGGAGCTCAAGCTCCAGGATGCCCGGGGACTCTTTTCGCTGGTGAGCCAGGACGTCGTGATCTTCAACCTGACTGCGGCCGAGAACATCGCGATCGGCAACCCGCACGCCACCCCCGAGCAGATCGAGGAGGCGGCCCGGATGGCCGGGGCGCACGAGTTCCTCTCCCAGCTCCCGCACGGCTATCACACCAAGATCGGCGAGCGCGGGGTGCGGCTCTCCGGGGGACAGCGCCAGCGGCTCTCGATCGCCCGGGCGTTCATCCGGAACGCGCCCATCCTGATCCTCGACGAGGCGACCTCGAACCTCGACTCGCATAGCGAGAGGCAGATCCAAAGCTCGATCGAGTCGCTGGAGCAGGGGCGGACCGTCGTGGTGATCGCCCACCGGCTCTCGACCTTGGCTTCCTCGGACTGGATCCTCGTCCTGGACGGGGGCCGGATCGTGCAGCGCGGCACCTACGCCGACCTGCTGGAAGCCGACGGTCCCTTCCGCCGGCTCGCCGAGAAGCAGGGCCTCTGCGCCGTCGCCGCCTGA
- a CDS encoding mannose-1-phosphate guanylyltransferase/mannose-6-phosphate isomerase — MSTPEPLVPVILAGGAGTRLWPLSRKGRPKPFLELPGGRSLFARAIAQARSLPGAADPLTVIHRDYYFQARDIAAREGEGAPLRYLLEPVGRNTAPAIGAAARWLQERFGPGTTLLVLPADHLIEEGPGFGEAVARATELARLGYLVTFGIVPQGPHTGYGYVERGEEISKGAPLGHSVARFIEKPDRERAEAFAASGRHFWNAGIFCFRADSFLAALAEAAPEIAQGVEASLCGAQEKEEIVELPKEFGSLPSVSVDYAVLEKARKVAVVPASFSWSDVGSWSSYASLLPADAQGNRVVGEGLLREAEGCVVHAPDRLTAVLGVRDLLVVDTPDALLVAAKDRDQEVEAVVAELRRRGHPAHLLHRTVHRPWGTYTVLEQGSRFAIKRIVVRPGRALSLQMHHHRSEHWVVVSGTAQVTQGESERLIRPNESTYIPAGVTHRLENPGLIDLVIIEVQCGDYVGEDDIVRFEDRYGRA; from the coding sequence ATGAGCACCCCTGAACCGCTCGTTCCGGTCATCCTGGCGGGCGGGGCCGGAACCCGCCTCTGGCCGCTTTCCCGCAAGGGGAGGCCCAAGCCATTTCTTGAGCTCCCGGGCGGCCGCTCCCTCTTTGCCCGGGCGATCGCCCAGGCCCGCTCCCTTCCCGGGGCGGCCGATCCCCTGACTGTGATCCACCGGGACTACTACTTCCAAGCCAGGGACATCGCCGCGCGAGAGGGGGAAGGGGCTCCGCTCCGCTATCTTCTGGAGCCGGTGGGAAGGAACACGGCGCCGGCGATCGGAGCGGCGGCGCGGTGGCTCCAGGAGCGCTTTGGGCCCGGGACGACGCTGCTCGTCCTGCCGGCCGATCACTTGATCGAGGAGGGACCCGGGTTCGGGGAGGCGGTGGCCCGGGCGACCGAGCTCGCCCGGCTCGGGTACTTGGTCACCTTCGGGATCGTGCCGCAGGGCCCGCACACGGGATATGGCTACGTCGAGCGGGGAGAGGAGATCTCCAAGGGGGCTCCGCTCGGCCACTCGGTCGCCCGGTTCATCGAGAAGCCCGACCGGGAGCGGGCGGAAGCCTTTGCGGCCTCGGGCCGCCATTTCTGGAACGCGGGAATCTTCTGCTTCCGGGCCGACTCCTTCCTCGCCGCTCTGGCCGAGGCGGCCCCGGAGATCGCCCAGGGGGTCGAGGCCTCTCTTTGCGGGGCGCAGGAAAAGGAGGAGATCGTCGAGCTCCCCAAGGAGTTTGGCTCGCTCCCGTCGGTCTCGGTCGATTACGCGGTCCTGGAAAAGGCCCGGAAGGTGGCGGTCGTGCCGGCTTCCTTTTCCTGGAGCGACGTCGGTTCCTGGTCGAGCTACGCGAGCCTCCTTCCCGCCGACGCCCAGGGGAACCGGGTCGTCGGGGAGGGGCTCCTCCGGGAGGCCGAGGGGTGCGTGGTCCATGCGCCCGACCGCCTGACGGCGGTCCTGGGCGTCCGCGACCTGCTCGTGGTCGACACCCCCGATGCGCTCTTGGTCGCCGCCAAGGACCGGGACCAGGAGGTCGAGGCGGTGGTGGCCGAGCTGCGGCGGCGGGGACACCCCGCCCATCTCCTCCACCGGACGGTCCACCGGCCGTGGGGGACCTACACCGTCCTCGAGCAGGGTTCGCGCTTTGCGATCAAGCGGATCGTCGTCCGGCCGGGACGGGCGCTCTCGCTCCAGATGCACCACCACCGGAGCGAGCACTGGGTCGTCGTCTCGGGGACGGCCCAGGTGACCCAGGGGGAGAGCGAGCGGCTCATCCGCCCGAACGAGTCGACCTACATCCCGGCGGGAGTCACCCACCGGCTGGAGAACCCGGGGCTCATCGACCTGGTGATCATCGAGGTGCAGTGTGGCGACTACGTGGGAGAGGACGACATCGTCCGCTTCGAGGACCGCTACGGAAGAGCCTAG
- a CDS encoding filamentous hemagglutinin N-terminal domain-containing protein, producing the protein MRTLLATALSAALALGWVSAQATVVAPLQLPGHGSVVAGSASTTGNYGAGGTGHIMVGAANTVINWGNSGGTIGTGQPGGFNIGGSGHLVITNPGQALLNVDVTGSPSQILGMLNANGPVFVANANGITVGSGAMIVAPAGINLIAATVDEQLFASTGQLPIRFAASGPLTVAGNLVAAGGPGSSIFLAGSGAVNILPIPNGAAHYFKPGTNVTVVGGVGGTLNTATGIFTPADGAGSATPSASSPTTVTLNLGTSAHPYDLRLSGPNGATPTVGTLVLANGNIVNNGVLTNSTGNVVPYLQWTGTLTNNGTLQAQVDAAGVAGLTTFYGNTPSLRPYGSLVNNGTIATNSSAPLYIRLPGSVTNSSGATISNVGGDVRIDSGYGFANLASGGIVNHGSIVALDNVTLIATNNTGSGLYPMGGVYSDGSIRILDSAAHANAALTVGSTTGNAFLGGTVTTPNDAAGLANVYLFSGAKPPATFTLGTNLKTNAAQFTGGSLTGGGTLTTNTLFLDDFVGNVNNVTSPTNDLANGFHVANGSSGNTNLIVSLPTTSQGAIGRQVVNLNVAGNATLFSHTTSTFVNGSGSTGTLPTEANVGSSLLVQASGNLTVNPSASGPLNYAFSSGALGTHGFVFPGGIVLIAGNTLSLNTVVDNGYAPTVGAGQGIFFQAPKIITTGAPVITNGNAWVNFSTQPSIVPAIYGVAAVSGSTTNFTIVPDASAFHIRPYTP; encoded by the coding sequence TTGCGGACGCTTCTGGCGACAGCCCTCTCTGCGGCGCTGGCGCTGGGATGGGTTTCGGCTCAGGCGACCGTGGTTGCGCCCCTCCAGCTGCCGGGGCATGGGAGCGTGGTCGCCGGTAGCGCCTCGACGACAGGGAACTATGGGGCTGGTGGCACCGGACACATCATGGTCGGAGCGGCCAACACGGTCATCAACTGGGGCAATAGCGGCGGGACGATCGGGACTGGCCAGCCCGGGGGCTTCAATATCGGGGGAAGCGGGCATCTGGTCATCACCAATCCCGGCCAAGCGCTGCTCAACGTCGACGTGACGGGCAGCCCTTCGCAGATCTTGGGCATGCTCAATGCGAACGGCCCGGTCTTTGTCGCCAATGCCAATGGCATCACTGTCGGGAGTGGGGCGATGATTGTCGCTCCCGCGGGGATCAACCTGATCGCGGCAACCGTTGACGAGCAGCTCTTCGCCAGCACGGGGCAGCTGCCGATCCGCTTTGCCGCCTCTGGGCCATTGACCGTAGCCGGGAATCTCGTGGCCGCGGGAGGACCCGGGAGCTCGATCTTTCTCGCGGGCTCGGGTGCGGTGAACATCCTGCCGATCCCCAACGGGGCGGCACACTACTTCAAGCCCGGGACCAACGTGACGGTCGTCGGTGGGGTGGGCGGGACGCTCAATACGGCTACCGGCATCTTTACGCCGGCGGATGGCGCGGGAAGTGCCACCCCCTCGGCTTCCAGCCCGACGACGGTGACCCTCAACCTGGGCACCTCGGCGCACCCGTATGATCTGCGTCTCAGCGGTCCCAACGGTGCCACGCCGACGGTCGGAACGCTAGTCCTTGCCAATGGGAATATCGTCAACAACGGGGTGCTCACCAACAGCACCGGGAATGTCGTCCCGTACCTCCAGTGGACGGGAACGCTCACCAACAACGGGACGCTCCAGGCCCAGGTGGATGCCGCCGGGGTGGCCGGGCTGACCACCTTCTACGGCAACACCCCCTCGCTTCGCCCCTACGGTTCGCTTGTGAACAACGGGACGATCGCCACCAACAGCTCCGCTCCGTTGTACATCCGCCTCCCCGGGTCGGTGACCAACAGCAGTGGTGCCACCATCTCCAACGTGGGCGGCGATGTCCGGATCGATTCGGGCTACGGCTTCGCCAATCTGGCCTCGGGAGGCATCGTGAACCATGGATCGATCGTTGCTCTGGATAATGTCACCTTGATCGCGACCAACAACACGGGGAGCGGGCTCTATCCGATGGGCGGAGTCTATAGCGACGGGTCGATTCGAATCCTGGACAGTGCGGCGCACGCGAACGCGGCGCTGACGGTCGGGAGTACGACCGGCAACGCCTTCCTGGGTGGGACCGTGACGACGCCGAACGATGCGGCCGGATTGGCGAATGTCTATCTCTTCTCCGGAGCGAAGCCGCCAGCGACGTTCACGCTCGGAACGAATCTCAAGACCAACGCTGCGCAGTTCACTGGCGGCAGCCTGACGGGTGGGGGGACGCTCACGACCAACACCCTCTTCCTCGATGACTTCGTGGGGAACGTGAACAATGTGACCTCGCCGACCAACGATCTGGCCAACGGGTTCCACGTGGCCAACGGGTCGTCTGGGAACACAAACCTGATCGTTAGCTTGCCGACGACGAGCCAGGGGGCGATCGGGCGTCAGGTGGTGAATCTGAACGTGGCAGGGAATGCCACTCTCTTTTCCCATACCACCTCGACCTTCGTAAACGGGAGTGGTTCGACGGGAACCCTCCCGACCGAGGCGAACGTGGGCAGTAGCCTGCTCGTTCAGGCGAGCGGCAACCTGACGGTGAACCCGAGTGCATCTGGGCCTTTGAACTACGCGTTCTCCAGCGGCGCACTGGGCACTCACGGGTTCGTCTTCCCGGGTGGGATCGTGCTGATCGCGGGGAACACGCTCTCCTTGAACACGGTGGTCGACAACGGCTATGCGCCGACGGTGGGCGCGGGCCAGGGGATCTTCTTCCAGGCCCCGAAGATCATCACGACTGGGGCGCCGGTGATCACCAATGGCAACGCCTGGGTCAACTTCAGCACGCAGCCCTCGATCGTGCCGGCGATCTACGGGGTGGCCGCCGTCTCGGGCTCGACGACCAACTTCACGATCGTGCCCGATGCCTCCGCCTTCCATATCCGCCCGTACACGCCCTAA
- a CDS encoding transposase, whose translation MDRLSVDLSLESHPQAPKEVVLGSDATGIPLDGQEPERFFLGVSDAYCDLPLSIFAQDQLLGVRLRRSNPDAAEGSLDRDPPDWGTTPHPWAPRARSCSGPTRGFCREEIMAWGEANPVDFLFGLIRSERLYPPIEAWMEQAHRLHESTGKPARVFSEFADRPLSRWSRERPTALQSRVVGERKESALCRPLSFHRGGARPGPGRPPPAQALQDRHAALSASDASSCR comes from the coding sequence ATCGACCGGCTTTCGGTCGATCTCTCCCTTGAATCGCATCCCCAGGCTCCCAAGGAGGTGGTGCTCGGGTCGGATGCGACCGGCATCCCTCTTGACGGACAAGAGCCCGAGCGCTTCTTCCTTGGGGTTTCCGATGCGTATTGTGATTTGCCGCTCTCGATCTTCGCCCAAGATCAGCTCCTCGGCGTGCGGCTTCGGAGATCGAACCCGGATGCGGCGGAGGGATCCCTTGACCGAGATCCTCCGGATTGGGGTACCACTCCGCACCCATGGGCCCCGAGGGCAAGATCGTGCTCCGGGCCGACTCGGGGCTTCTGCCGGGAAGAGATCATGGCCTGGGGCGAAGCCAATCCGGTCGACTTCCTCTTTGGCCTGATTCGCAGCGAGCGCTTGTACCCTCCCATTGAGGCATGGATGGAGCAAGCCCATCGTCTGCACGAGTCCACGGGCAAGCCGGCTCGCGTCTTTTCCGAGTTTGCCGATCGCCCCTTGAGCCGCTGGTCGAGGGAGCGCCCAACTGCTCTCCAAAGCCGAGTAGTTGGAGAAAGGAAAGAATCCGCGCTTTGTCGTCCCCTCTCTTTCCACCGAGGAGGGGCCCGCCCAGGCCCAGGTCGACCCCCTCCGGCTCAAGCGCTGCAAGATCGGCACGCTGCCCTGTCAGCGTCCGACGCGTCCTCTTGTCGATGA